One Streptomyces sp. P9-A2 DNA window includes the following coding sequences:
- a CDS encoding alpha/beta hydrolase produces the protein MRVVFVHGACVRDGSWWWHRTAELLQERGVLSVAPALPSCGEAGLPGGAGGPGLSEDVAAVRQVLLDGDEPTVVVAHSYGGIVTAEAAAGVGSVRHLLLVSSYLPEVGQSLSEFGDGSPAPFLDVDPDAGTFGVRPELLVDTFLQDCDPEVQAQAADHLARQSVQVTGQPVGAAAWQQVPSTYLVCAQDRGTPPRLQREFARRAGSVVELDAGHHPFLSQPATVRDLLLSL, from the coding sequence ATGAGGGTCGTGTTCGTGCATGGGGCGTGCGTGCGGGACGGGTCGTGGTGGTGGCACCGCACCGCCGAGCTGCTGCAGGAGCGAGGGGTGCTGAGCGTGGCCCCGGCGCTGCCGAGCTGCGGCGAGGCGGGCCTGCCCGGAGGCGCCGGCGGTCCGGGGCTGTCCGAGGACGTCGCGGCGGTGCGGCAGGTGCTGCTGGACGGCGACGAGCCGACCGTCGTGGTCGCCCACAGCTACGGCGGCATCGTCACCGCGGAAGCCGCCGCGGGCGTCGGGTCGGTACGCCATCTGCTGCTGGTCTCCAGCTACCTGCCCGAGGTCGGGCAGAGCCTGTCGGAGTTCGGGGACGGCAGCCCCGCCCCGTTCCTCGACGTCGACCCTGACGCCGGCACCTTCGGGGTCCGCCCCGAGCTGCTCGTGGACACGTTCCTGCAGGACTGCGACCCCGAGGTCCAGGCGCAGGCGGCGGATCACCTCGCCCGGCAGAGCGTGCAGGTGACCGGGCAGCCGGTCGGGGCGGCCGCATGGCAGCAGGTGCCCTCGACGTACCTCGTCTGCGCCCAGGACCGGGGCACCCCGCCGCGGCTGCAGCGCGAGTTCGCCCGCCGGGCCGGCAGCGTCGTCGAACTCGACGCCGGCCACCACCCGTTCCTGTCCCAGCCCGCCACGGTCCGGGACCTGCTGCTGAGCCTGTGA
- the fusA gene encoding elongation factor G gives MHTNPLAAVRNLGVLAHVDAGKTTVTERILYATGATHKRGEVHDGTTVTDFDPQERDRGITIFAAAVSCTWDGHRINLIDTPGHIDFADEVERSLRVLDGAVAVFDAVAGVEPQSESVWRQADRHGVPRIAFVNKMDRAGAELDTAVASIRERLHPVPLVVQLPIGAEDAFTGVVDLVRLRALTWTDDGAAAASDVQEGPVPDDLREETHRRRRLLEEAVAELHPGALEEFCATGSLGAGTLAAALRYLTHSGEGVVVLCGSAYRNRGVEPLLDAVIAYLPSPLDVPPVRGTHDGDGDGAGDGDEPQRAADPAAPLAALAFKVNATSTGRLTYLRLYSGTIEKGDTVWDATARRTERIGRILRVRADRHTPLDRAVAGDIVAVVGLKSARAGSTLCASFAPLVLEPPGVAEPVVSVALEALRGTDTGRLASALARLVEEDPSLVARTDRETGQTVLSGMGELHLEVAVEKIRLDRGLGVNVGRPKVSYRETVGRGVSGFVYRHVKQDGGAGQFAHVVLDVEPLDIPGSGSGSGSGSGSGSGFEFRSAVVGGRVPREYVRAVEAGCRDALVEGPSGGHPVTGLRVTLTDGTTHVKDSSDTAFRTAGRFGLRDALRACAMVVLEPVVEVTVTVPEDAVGGVLGDLAARRGRVTGSGTRTGGTAGTAAVTTTVTATVPLAELFGYATRLRSRTQGRGTFTTRPTGYAPAPAPVSESSPASASAR, from the coding sequence ATGCACACCAATCCCCTCGCCGCCGTCCGCAACCTCGGCGTCCTCGCCCACGTCGACGCCGGGAAGACCACCGTCACCGAGCGGATCCTGTATGCGACCGGCGCCACGCACAAGCGCGGCGAGGTCCACGACGGCACCACCGTCACCGACTTCGATCCGCAGGAGCGCGACCGGGGCATCACGATCTTCGCCGCCGCCGTCAGCTGCACCTGGGACGGGCACCGGATCAACCTGATCGACACCCCAGGACACATCGACTTCGCCGACGAGGTCGAGCGCTCGCTGCGCGTCCTCGACGGCGCGGTCGCGGTGTTCGACGCGGTCGCGGGCGTGGAGCCGCAGAGCGAGTCGGTGTGGCGGCAGGCCGACCGGCACGGTGTGCCGCGCATCGCGTTCGTCAACAAGATGGACCGGGCCGGCGCCGAGCTGGACACCGCCGTCGCCTCGATCCGCGAACGGCTGCACCCGGTGCCGTTGGTCGTGCAGTTGCCCATCGGCGCCGAGGACGCCTTCACCGGCGTCGTCGACCTGGTGCGCCTGCGCGCTTTGACTTGGACCGACGACGGCGCTGCCGCGGCCTCGGACGTTCAGGAAGGCCCCGTGCCGGACGACCTGCGAGAGGAGACGCACCGTCGGCGCCGTCTCCTCGAGGAAGCCGTCGCCGAGCTGCATCCGGGAGCGCTGGAGGAGTTCTGTGCCACGGGATCGCTCGGCGCCGGTACCCTCGCCGCCGCCCTGCGCTACCTGACCCACAGCGGTGAGGGCGTCGTCGTGCTGTGCGGCTCGGCCTATCGCAACCGCGGGGTGGAACCGTTGCTGGACGCCGTCATCGCCTACCTGCCGTCGCCGCTCGACGTGCCGCCCGTCCGCGGGACGCACGACGGCGACGGCGACGGCGCTGGCGACGGCGATGAGCCGCAACGGGCCGCCGACCCGGCGGCACCCCTCGCCGCCCTGGCATTCAAGGTGAACGCCACGTCCACCGGGCGGCTGACCTACCTGCGCCTGTACTCGGGAACGATCGAGAAGGGAGACACCGTGTGGGACGCGACCGCACGCCGCACCGAGCGCATCGGCCGCATCCTGCGGGTCCGGGCCGACCGGCACACCCCGCTGGACCGGGCGGTCGCCGGGGACATCGTCGCCGTCGTCGGGCTGAAGTCGGCCCGCGCCGGCTCCACCCTGTGCGCGTCGTTCGCCCCGCTGGTCCTGGAACCTCCGGGGGTCGCCGAGCCCGTCGTCTCCGTCGCGCTCGAGGCGCTCCGGGGCACGGACACCGGACGTCTGGCGTCGGCACTCGCGCGGCTCGTCGAAGAGGACCCCTCGCTGGTGGCGCGGACCGACCGGGAGACCGGCCAGACGGTGCTGTCCGGCATGGGTGAACTGCATCTGGAGGTCGCGGTGGAGAAGATCCGGCTCGATCGTGGGCTGGGCGTCAACGTCGGTCGTCCCAAGGTCAGTTACCGGGAGACCGTCGGACGTGGGGTGTCCGGGTTCGTGTACCGGCACGTCAAACAGGACGGCGGGGCAGGGCAGTTCGCCCACGTCGTGCTCGACGTCGAGCCGCTGGACATCCCGGGCTCCGGCTCCGGCTCCGGTTCCGGTTCCGGTTCCGGTTCCGGGTTCGAGTTCCGCTCGGCCGTCGTCGGCGGGCGCGTGCCGCGGGAGTACGTCCGTGCGGTCGAGGCCGGCTGCCGGGACGCCCTGGTCGAGGGGCCGTCGGGCGGCCACCCGGTGACCGGTCTGCGTGTCACGCTCACCGACGGGACGACCCATGTGAAGGACTCCTCGGACACCGCGTTCCGTACGGCCGGCCGGTTCGGTCTGCGGGACGCCCTGCGGGCCTGCGCGATGGTGGTGCTGGAACCGGTGGTCGAGGTCACCGTCACCGTGCCCGAGGACGCGGTGGGCGGGGTGCTCGGAGATCTGGCCGCGCGCCGCGGCCGGGTGACCGGCTCGGGCACCCGGACGGGTGGTACGGCCGGCACCGCGGCCGTCACCACCACGGTCACCGCCACCGTGCCGCTGGCCGAACTTTTCGGCTACGCGACCCGGTTGCGCAGCCGCACCCAGGGCCGCGGCACCTTCACCACCCGCCCCACCGGCTACGCCCCGGCGCCCGCGCCTGTGTCGGAGTCCTCGCCCGCATCCGCATCCGCGCGGTAG
- a CDS encoding TetR/AcrR family transcriptional regulator, translating into MGRRPQPHIKDRLLDACADYALAHGLPDRLEPLATATGTSARMLIYHFGTRDALLRAVLGHARQRQLDTFGDLLRARPDEPYIATLDRAWTSITGLEGRPYLQMFGQLRESAAQQLWPDFRHTATTDWLGPLEDGLRSIGRPELATLVLAVIRGLLMDLDATADTTRTDRAFRDFLDFLAAGEHLPSGDGSAAHRSQAPAGSSTTSTDTTSGT; encoded by the coding sequence ATGGGCAGACGACCGCAGCCGCACATCAAGGACAGGCTGCTCGACGCCTGCGCCGATTACGCCCTCGCGCACGGCCTCCCGGACCGGCTCGAGCCGCTGGCCACCGCCACCGGTACCTCGGCACGAATGCTGATCTATCACTTCGGCACCCGCGACGCCCTGTTGCGGGCCGTTCTCGGGCACGCGCGCCAACGTCAGCTCGACACATTCGGCGACCTCCTGCGGGCGCGACCCGACGAGCCCTACATCGCCACCCTGGATCGCGCCTGGACCTCGATCACCGGCTTGGAGGGGCGGCCGTACCTGCAGATGTTCGGTCAGCTGCGCGAGAGCGCAGCGCAACAGTTGTGGCCCGACTTTCGGCACACCGCCACGACCGACTGGCTCGGGCCGCTCGAGGACGGCCTGCGCAGCATCGGCCGGCCGGAGCTGGCGACGCTCGTCCTCGCCGTCATCCGTGGTCTCCTCATGGACCTCGACGCCACCGCCGACACCACCCGCACCGACCGGGCCTTCCGCGACTTCCTCGACTTCCTCGCCGCAGGCGAGCACCTGCCCAGCGGCGACGGCTCAGCCGCCCACCGCTCCCAGGCACCCGCCGGCAGCAGCACGACCAGCACCGACACGACGTCGGGCACGTAG